In Drosophila santomea strain STO CAGO 1482 chromosome 3L, Prin_Dsan_1.1, whole genome shotgun sequence, a single window of DNA contains:
- the LOC120449042 gene encoding ADP-ribosylation factor GTPase-activating protein 2 isoform X1 translates to MASPAAGPSKQEIESVFIRLRAQPANKSCFDCAAKAPTWSSVTYGIFICIDCSAVHRNLGVHLTFVRSTNLDTNWTWLQLRQMQLGGNANAAQFFRAHNCSSTDAQVKYNSRAAQLYRDKLCAQAQQAMKVHGTKLHLDQTDKNEGNEAAKEDDFFAQCDNEADFNVQNNNVSKQDQNPPTVSPVISIETQLSGAPSVDLLNSVVPAAVPSSIGARKVQPKKGGLGARKVGGLGATKVKTNFADIEARASAASEKKTSAGAAPLVKPQTAEEELETVASMRLAYQELSMQKTREEAKLKTMDPAKAKQMERLGMGFNLRGSDMAHSALGDMETIQQSAAPKAKLSSLESEHFFTDYSLYGNSSSGGGSSEKQESSVGGTNKLDKFELDALGYETIEPIGGSQSNITSMFSASKNYDKPKTSAPIKKNSASSQTNTKGGTSTDPVIAQQKFGNSKGFGSDQYFASDQSSADVSASLNRFQGSRAISSSDYFGDGSSGGSGGNRASSVNFSAPDLDVESVKESVRQGVHKVAGRLSNLANDVMTSWQDKYGY, encoded by the exons ATGGCCAGTCCAGCAGCAGGACCCTCCAAGCAGGAGATCGAGTCGGTGTTCATTCGCCTGCGCGCCCAGCCAGCCAACAAA TCCTGCTTTGACTGCGCGGCCAAGGCTCCTACATGGTCCTCGGTTACCTATGGCATCTTTATTTGCATCGATTGTTCTGCCGTGCACCGCAATTTGGGTGTGCACCTGACCTTCGTGCGCAGCACTAACCTAGACACCAACTGGACCTGGCTGCAGCTCCGGCAGATGCAACTGGGCGGCAACGCCAACGCGGCGCAGTTCTTCCGGGCccacaactgcagcagcaccgACGCCCAGGTCAAGTACAACTCGCGGGCGGCCCAGCTGTACAGGGACAAGCTGTGTGCCCAGGCCCAGCAGGCCATGAAGGTGCACGGCACAAAG CTGCATTTGGATCAGACGGACAAGAACGAGGGCAACGAAGCCGCTAAAGAGGACGACTTCTTCGCTCAGTGCGACAATGAAGCAGACTTTAATGTGCAGAACAACAATGTCAGTAAG CAGGATCAAAACCCTCCCACCGTTTCTCCGGTCATAAGTATTGAAACGCAACTAAGTGGCGCCCCAAGCGTGGATTTGCTTAATTCCGTTGTGCCTGCAGCAGTGCCGTCGTCCATAGGTGCTCGAAAGGTGCAGCCGAAGAAGGGTGGA CTGGGTGCTCGAAAAGTGGGCGGCCTGGGAGCCACGAAGGTAAAGACTAATTTCGCGGACATCGAGGCTCGTGCTAGCGCGGCCAGCGAAAAAAAGACATCAGCTGGAGCAGCACCTTTGGTCAAGCCACAGACGGCCGAGGAAGAACTTGAGACGGTCGCCAGCATGCGCCTGGCATACCAAGAACTATCCATGCAGAAGACCCGCGAGGAGGCCAAGCTTAAGACAATGGATCCTGCCAAGGCTAAACAGATGGAGCGGCTGGGCATGGGCTTTAACCTGCGAGGATCCGACATGGCCCACTCCGCGTTGGGCGATATGGAGACTATTCAGCAGTCGGCAGCCCCTAAAGCAAAACTTTCTTCATTGGAAAGCGAACATTTTTTCACTGACTATTCGCTGTATGGCAATAGCAGCAGCGGAGGAGGGTCTAGCGAAAAGCAGGAGAGCTCTGTTGGCGGCACTAACAAGCTGGATAAGTTTGAACTTGATGCGCTGGGCTACGAGACAATTGAGCCCATTGGGGGAAGTCAGAGCAATATAACGTCGATGTTTTCTGCAAGCAAAAACTATGACAAACCCAAAACGTCGGCGCCCATTAAGAAGAATAGTGCATCCTCACAAACCAACACCAAAGGAGGAACTAGCACAGATCCCGTGATCGCTCAGCAAAAATTTGGCAACTCCAAGGGTTTCGGCTCCGACCAGTACTTCGCCAGCGATCAATCTTCGGCCGACGTTAGCGCAAGTCTGAACCGCTTCCAGGGATCGCGAGCCATATCTTCATCGGACTATTTTGGCGACGGTTCTTCTGGTGGCAGTGGAGGCAACAGGG CATCTTCGGTCAACTTCAGTGCACCGGATCTGGATGTGGAAAGCGTAAAAGAAAGCGTACGTCAAGGTGTACACAAAGTGGCTGGCCGTCTGAGCAACCTGGCCAATGACGTGATGACCTCTTGGCAAGACAAGTACGGTTACTGA
- the LOC120449042 gene encoding ADP-ribosylation factor GTPase-activating protein 2 isoform X2, with protein MASPAAGPSKQEIESVFIRLRAQPANKSCFDCAAKAPTWSSVTYGIFICIDCSAVHRNLGVHLTFVRSTNLDTNWTWLQLRQMQLGGNANAAQFFRAHNCSSTDAQVKYNSRAAQLYRDKLCAQAQQAMKVHGTKLHLDQTDKNEGNEAAKEDDFFAQCDNEADFNVQNNNVSKDQNPPTVSPVISIETQLSGAPSVDLLNSVVPAAVPSSIGARKVQPKKGGLGARKVGGLGATKVKTNFADIEARASAASEKKTSAGAAPLVKPQTAEEELETVASMRLAYQELSMQKTREEAKLKTMDPAKAKQMERLGMGFNLRGSDMAHSALGDMETIQQSAAPKAKLSSLESEHFFTDYSLYGNSSSGGGSSEKQESSVGGTNKLDKFELDALGYETIEPIGGSQSNITSMFSASKNYDKPKTSAPIKKNSASSQTNTKGGTSTDPVIAQQKFGNSKGFGSDQYFASDQSSADVSASLNRFQGSRAISSSDYFGDGSSGGSGGNRASSVNFSAPDLDVESVKESVRQGVHKVAGRLSNLANDVMTSWQDKYGY; from the exons ATGGCCAGTCCAGCAGCAGGACCCTCCAAGCAGGAGATCGAGTCGGTGTTCATTCGCCTGCGCGCCCAGCCAGCCAACAAA TCCTGCTTTGACTGCGCGGCCAAGGCTCCTACATGGTCCTCGGTTACCTATGGCATCTTTATTTGCATCGATTGTTCTGCCGTGCACCGCAATTTGGGTGTGCACCTGACCTTCGTGCGCAGCACTAACCTAGACACCAACTGGACCTGGCTGCAGCTCCGGCAGATGCAACTGGGCGGCAACGCCAACGCGGCGCAGTTCTTCCGGGCccacaactgcagcagcaccgACGCCCAGGTCAAGTACAACTCGCGGGCGGCCCAGCTGTACAGGGACAAGCTGTGTGCCCAGGCCCAGCAGGCCATGAAGGTGCACGGCACAAAG CTGCATTTGGATCAGACGGACAAGAACGAGGGCAACGAAGCCGCTAAAGAGGACGACTTCTTCGCTCAGTGCGACAATGAAGCAGACTTTAATGTGCAGAACAACAATGTCAGTAAG GATCAAAACCCTCCCACCGTTTCTCCGGTCATAAGTATTGAAACGCAACTAAGTGGCGCCCCAAGCGTGGATTTGCTTAATTCCGTTGTGCCTGCAGCAGTGCCGTCGTCCATAGGTGCTCGAAAGGTGCAGCCGAAGAAGGGTGGA CTGGGTGCTCGAAAAGTGGGCGGCCTGGGAGCCACGAAGGTAAAGACTAATTTCGCGGACATCGAGGCTCGTGCTAGCGCGGCCAGCGAAAAAAAGACATCAGCTGGAGCAGCACCTTTGGTCAAGCCACAGACGGCCGAGGAAGAACTTGAGACGGTCGCCAGCATGCGCCTGGCATACCAAGAACTATCCATGCAGAAGACCCGCGAGGAGGCCAAGCTTAAGACAATGGATCCTGCCAAGGCTAAACAGATGGAGCGGCTGGGCATGGGCTTTAACCTGCGAGGATCCGACATGGCCCACTCCGCGTTGGGCGATATGGAGACTATTCAGCAGTCGGCAGCCCCTAAAGCAAAACTTTCTTCATTGGAAAGCGAACATTTTTTCACTGACTATTCGCTGTATGGCAATAGCAGCAGCGGAGGAGGGTCTAGCGAAAAGCAGGAGAGCTCTGTTGGCGGCACTAACAAGCTGGATAAGTTTGAACTTGATGCGCTGGGCTACGAGACAATTGAGCCCATTGGGGGAAGTCAGAGCAATATAACGTCGATGTTTTCTGCAAGCAAAAACTATGACAAACCCAAAACGTCGGCGCCCATTAAGAAGAATAGTGCATCCTCACAAACCAACACCAAAGGAGGAACTAGCACAGATCCCGTGATCGCTCAGCAAAAATTTGGCAACTCCAAGGGTTTCGGCTCCGACCAGTACTTCGCCAGCGATCAATCTTCGGCCGACGTTAGCGCAAGTCTGAACCGCTTCCAGGGATCGCGAGCCATATCTTCATCGGACTATTTTGGCGACGGTTCTTCTGGTGGCAGTGGAGGCAACAGGG CATCTTCGGTCAACTTCAGTGCACCGGATCTGGATGTGGAAAGCGTAAAAGAAAGCGTACGTCAAGGTGTACACAAAGTGGCTGGCCGTCTGAGCAACCTGGCCAATGACGTGATGACCTCTTGGCAAGACAAGTACGGTTACTGA